Proteins encoded within one genomic window of uncultured Desulfobacter sp.:
- a CDS encoding SPFH domain-containing protein: MKRFILFVILMTASLLTTGCMPHTTGETEVGVRTRKIGLFAPKGVEDHVYAQGSTYFFLPFINDWHVFDTKLQNLEMTFSESRGDRKTQDDLLFKTIDGNDISLDVIIAYRIDAAKAPYILQYVASNDAILRETIVRTVARSKPRDIFGELKTESFYVAEARETQAEKAKAALDKILGPMGVVIEKVLTNDYRFNAEYTKAIEDKKVADQQVEKNKSAQHAALEEYKRKLEEARGEVNKMVANADGQYQKDKIEADVYLEKQQLLARAIEAEGIAEAKGIQEMNNALAGSGAETIVKLKIAEALEGKRIILLPVSEGGMNLKTTDINRLIETLGTKSLSTIQRPD, encoded by the coding sequence GTGAAACGTTTTATCCTTTTTGTGATCCTAATGACGGCAAGCCTTTTGACCACGGGCTGCATGCCTCATACCACAGGGGAAACCGAAGTCGGTGTCCGGACCCGGAAAATCGGCCTGTTTGCGCCCAAAGGCGTAGAGGACCATGTGTATGCTCAAGGCTCGACCTATTTTTTTCTGCCTTTTATCAATGACTGGCATGTCTTTGACACCAAGCTGCAGAATCTTGAAATGACCTTTTCAGAAAGCCGGGGGGACCGCAAAACCCAGGATGATCTGCTGTTTAAAACCATTGACGGAAATGACATCAGCCTTGATGTGATCATTGCTTACCGGATTGATGCCGCAAAGGCCCCGTACATTCTCCAGTATGTGGCTTCAAACGATGCCATCCTCCGGGAAACTATCGTCAGGACGGTTGCCAGAAGCAAGCCCAGGGATATCTTCGGGGAGCTGAAGACCGAATCCTTTTATGTGGCTGAAGCAAGAGAAACCCAAGCCGAAAAAGCCAAGGCCGCATTGGATAAGATTCTTGGACCCATGGGCGTTGTCATTGAGAAGGTGCTGACCAACGACTACCGGTTCAATGCAGAGTACACCAAAGCCATTGAAGATAAAAAAGTGGCGGACCAGCAGGTGGAGAAAAACAAATCAGCCCAACATGCCGCCCTCGAAGAGTATAAACGTAAACTGGAAGAAGCAAGGGGTGAGGTGAACAAAATGGTTGCCAACGCCGACGGTCAATATCAAAAGGATAAAATCGAGGCGGACGTTTATCTGGAAAAGCAGCAGCTTCTGGCAAGAGCCATTGAAGCGGAAGGTATTGCCGAAGCCAAAGGCATCCAGGAAATGAACAATGCCCTGGCCGGTTCCGGGGCTGAGACCATCGTGAAACTGAAAATTGCGGAAGCACTTGAAGGCAAGCGCATCATTCTGCTTCCGGTGTCCGAAGGGGGAATGAATCTGAAAACAACGGATATCAACCGGCTTATTGAGACCCTGGGGACTAAATCGCTTTCTACTATCCAAAGACCGGATTAA
- a CDS encoding SPFH domain-containing protein — protein MTENQTNQFKEYLTRAKGPLGGFFSSLRMGVGFQILLTLAVILYLCYKFLFAYVEPNEYGIKVIRVGISRGVQKEVYHAGLSFVLPFGLQQMYRFPKGIQVLELTNFPETAAGGARKDRAAHIQTSDGFFVDVDVSMLYHIKDPYLVFTTIGPGKLYEDNGIIPKAEPALKETLGKLTTEEFYNSPMRVKKAEDAKDNLNRELNLKGIEVDQVLVRYFRYSPEIQKNIEAKKLQDQMVFTNQAAARAAKEEAQLKKIVQEGMVITAVEMEKGRAYVTRKTAEKDLYTRKVKANADLLVKLSEAERVRLKNEALKGIGSDRMVGLKMAQAYKGLDLIILPSDGAHGVNPLDLNNTLKLFDVRQGGAK, from the coding sequence GTGACTGAAAACCAGACAAATCAATTTAAAGAGTATTTGACCAGGGCTAAGGGCCCATTAGGCGGTTTTTTTTCAAGTCTGCGGATGGGTGTTGGATTTCAAATTCTGCTCACATTGGCCGTAATTTTATACCTTTGCTATAAATTTTTATTCGCCTATGTAGAGCCGAATGAATACGGTATTAAGGTGATCCGTGTGGGAATATCCCGCGGGGTTCAAAAAGAAGTTTACCATGCGGGACTTTCCTTTGTTTTGCCCTTCGGCCTGCAGCAGATGTATCGCTTTCCCAAGGGTATCCAGGTGCTGGAGTTGACCAATTTCCCAGAAACGGCAGCCGGTGGTGCCAGAAAAGACCGGGCAGCCCATATCCAGACCTCAGACGGTTTTTTTGTGGATGTGGATGTTTCCATGCTCTACCACATTAAGGATCCCTACCTGGTATTTACCACCATCGGCCCGGGCAAACTGTACGAAGACAACGGAATCATCCCCAAAGCCGAACCTGCCTTGAAAGAGACCCTGGGTAAACTGACCACCGAAGAATTTTATAACAGCCCCATGCGGGTTAAAAAGGCAGAAGATGCCAAAGATAATCTCAACCGGGAACTCAATTTGAAAGGAATTGAGGTGGACCAGGTGCTGGTCCGCTATTTCAGATACAGCCCTGAAATCCAAAAGAATATTGAAGCCAAAAAACTTCAGGATCAGATGGTCTTTACCAATCAGGCCGCAGCCCGGGCCGCCAAGGAAGAAGCCCAGTTAAAAAAGATTGTCCAGGAGGGTATGGTCATCACCGCCGTTGAGATGGAAAAAGGCCGGGCCTATGTGACCCGAAAAACTGCTGAAAAAGACCTCTATACCCGTAAAGTAAAGGCCAATGCCGATCTGTTGGTAAAACTGTCTGAAGCCGAACGGGTGCGCCTGAAAAATGAGGCATTAAAAGGCATTGGGTCCGACCGTATGGTGGGCTTAAAGATGGCCCAGGCGTATAAGGGCCTTGATCTGATTATCCTTCCCAGCGACGGTGCTCATGGGGTCAATCCGCTGGATCTGAACAATACCCTAAAATTATTTGATGTTCGCCAGGGAGGTGCCAAGTGA
- a CDS encoding antibiotic biosynthesis monooxygenase has product MMIVKMTFNAHPEKHLEVLQTLLSLMESVREGPGCRSCCAFCDIDNKNRFSLLGEWETEKDMENHIQSYQFGVLLGTKTLLSEPLRIRIHKVSQTLGMDAVRVLRQKKG; this is encoded by the coding sequence ATGATGATAGTCAAAATGACTTTCAACGCACATCCGGAAAAACATCTGGAAGTGCTGCAAACCCTCCTCTCACTAATGGAATCGGTGAGAGAAGGCCCCGGTTGCAGAAGCTGTTGTGCCTTTTGTGACATTGACAATAAGAATCGATTCTCACTGCTGGGGGAATGGGAAACCGAAAAAGATATGGAAAATCACATCCAGTCATATCAGTTCGGTGTGCTTCTGGGAACAAAAACACTATTATCCGAACCGCTCAGGATTCGGATCCATAAAGTGTCCCAAACCTTGGGGATGGATGCGGTTCGGGTGCTCAGGCAAAAAAAGGGCTGA
- a CDS encoding YwbE family protein translates to MTGGQNRTQIKTGQTVSIVLKKDQRTGVLTKGVIKNVLTKSSFHPHGIKVRLENGLVGRVKVIHG, encoded by the coding sequence ATGACCGGAGGACAAAATAGAACGCAAATCAAAACAGGGCAAACCGTTTCCATTGTGTTAAAAAAAGACCAAAGAACAGGCGTTCTGACCAAAGGCGTCATAAAAAACGTTTTAACAAAATCATCTTTTCATCCCCATGGTATAAAAGTCCGATTGGAAAATGGCCTTGTTGGCAGGGTTAAGGTTATTCACGGTTAA
- a CDS encoding ABC transporter ATP-binding protein: MTEKAIYIEHATKHFGDFKAVHNLSFEVNKAACFGLLGPNGAGKTTMMNMLTGRVRADSDNGRIINVLGYDPAKNELEIRYLTGIVPQENNLDVELSVSQNLYIYSKFYGLPHNVASRRISELLEFMELTEKKAARIRELSGGMQRRLVIARALINSPHLLILDEPTTGLDPQVRQAIWDKMRMLKKTGVTIVLTTHYMDEAAQLCDDLIIMHKGKKILQGHPSALISKNLERYVLEILNTDIFSTIERKGFRIEETVGRLMLYSNRLSSLETVTEPLNAGDFFLRPVNLEDLFLKVTGRTLYD, from the coding sequence ATGACAGAAAAAGCAATATATATAGAACATGCGACCAAACATTTCGGAGATTTCAAAGCGGTTCATAATCTTTCCTTTGAAGTAAACAAGGCTGCCTGTTTCGGATTATTGGGTCCCAATGGGGCAGGTAAAACCACAATGATGAACATGCTGACCGGACGGGTCAGGGCAGATTCGGATAATGGCCGAATAATCAATGTGTTGGGCTATGACCCGGCCAAAAATGAACTTGAAATCCGATATCTTACGGGGATTGTGCCTCAGGAAAACAATCTCGATGTTGAGCTTTCAGTTTCCCAAAATTTGTATATTTACAGTAAATTTTATGGCCTGCCCCACAATGTCGCCAGCCGGCGTATAAGCGAACTGCTTGAATTTATGGAACTTACCGAAAAAAAAGCGGCCCGTATTAGAGAGTTGTCCGGCGGTATGCAAAGGCGTCTGGTCATTGCCAGAGCCTTGATCAACTCTCCTCACCTCCTGATTTTGGACGAACCGACCACCGGTTTAGATCCGCAAGTACGGCAAGCCATTTGGGACAAAATGAGGATGCTCAAAAAAACCGGAGTGACCATTGTCCTGACCACCCATTACATGGATGAAGCAGCCCAACTTTGTGATGACTTGATCATTATGCACAAAGGCAAAAAAATTCTTCAGGGGCATCCCAGCGCTCTAATCTCGAAAAATTTGGAAAGATACGTGCTGGAAATTCTGAATACAGATATTTTTTCGACGATTGAAAGAAAAGGATTTCGGATCGAAGAAACTGTGGGTCGGCTTATGCTGTATAGCAATAGGTTATCTTCACTGGAAACAGTGACCGAGCCACTCAACGCGGGAGATTTTTTTCTAAGACCAGTCAATTTGGAAGATTTGTTTTTAAAAGTAACCGGGAGAACCTTGTATGACTGA
- a CDS encoding ABC transporter permease produces MTETALPQRIVTTPPPLAYRLYSIWYRHIRVYCKHLVSNGFPPFVEPLFFLAGVGLGLGHYVGLIDGTPYLLFLASGMIAPSSMFTAAFECTFGTFIRLEFDKAYDGMVSASITVPDLFVGEMLFVGTKGFFFTLAVMSVFMVFGLVPSYFAILTPIVGFFAGMMFGALSLFVTSFVKTINHFNFFLTGCLTPMFFFSGIVFPITNLPEWIQWVSEVFPLTHSTRLIRACCLGQFSSMLFFDILFMVAFTIIFAYLAVTRLETRLIQ; encoded by the coding sequence ATGACTGAAACCGCCCTACCTCAACGAATTGTCACAACACCGCCACCTCTGGCTTATCGATTGTACAGCATCTGGTACAGGCATATTCGTGTATATTGCAAACATTTGGTTTCCAACGGATTCCCTCCTTTTGTGGAACCTTTATTTTTTTTGGCCGGAGTCGGTTTAGGGCTTGGGCATTATGTCGGTTTGATCGATGGTACACCTTATCTGCTGTTTCTGGCCTCGGGTATGATTGCTCCCTCCTCAATGTTTACAGCCGCTTTTGAGTGTACTTTCGGTACTTTTATCCGACTTGAATTTGATAAGGCATATGATGGCATGGTTTCGGCTTCCATCACAGTGCCGGATTTGTTTGTTGGTGAAATGCTTTTTGTCGGCACTAAAGGATTTTTCTTTACCTTGGCGGTGATGAGTGTTTTTATGGTTTTTGGTCTTGTGCCCTCATATTTTGCTATTCTTACACCGATTGTGGGATTTTTTGCAGGAATGATGTTTGGTGCTCTCTCTTTATTTGTCACTTCTTTTGTGAAGACCATCAATCACTTTAATTTCTTTTTAACCGGTTGTCTGACTCCCATGTTTTTCTTTTCGGGAATTGTATTCCCTATCACCAATCTTCCGGAATGGATTCAATGGGTATCCGAAGTATTCCCGCTCACTCATTCCACCCGTTTGATCCGGGCTTGTTGTTTAGGACAGTTCAGCAGCATGTTATTCTTTGATATACTTTTTATGGTAGCCTTTACGATCATCTTTGCTTATTTAGCTGTTACTCGGCTGGAAACGCGGCTCATTCAATAA
- a CDS encoding aminoacyl-histidine dipeptidase, whose amino-acid sequence MDKLKGLQPERVMYYFEAISRIPRESGNEQAVSDYIKSIGEELGFETIQDANNNVIIKKPASAGKEDADPVILQGHMDMVCAKEKDKIIDFHKDPIELIVDGDFITADGTTLGADNGIAVAMTLALLEDAEAVHPEIEALFTTEEETGMGGAMNVDGKHFEGKTLINVDSEEEGIFTVSCAGGVRIFFRQPYMNVKNLYNRSYEIEISGLTGGHSGIEIHEGRANSIKLMGRLLNRIKRVAGISSLEGGEKMNAIAKRAKTLVSVNANPTETIQQIEQVFKDEFRVTDPGLKIIVTECRKQEMMMNQTSMKNLINAMLLLPCGVQTMSSDIEGLVESSNNVGVLYTKEDFVIIESAARSSVKTLKDEIIDRFQAIGELTGAQIELQSEYPSWPYNPDSKVRETMKQVYEKMYGKKPEIMAIHAGLETGILSERIGRIDMISMGPNMWDVHTPNEKLSISSTERTFVFLKEVLKVL is encoded by the coding sequence ATGGATAAATTGAAGGGACTGCAGCCAGAGCGTGTCATGTACTACTTTGAGGCGATTTCTCGTATTCCAAGAGAAAGTGGGAATGAACAGGCGGTCAGTGACTATATCAAGAGCATTGGAGAAGAACTTGGATTTGAAACAATCCAGGATGCAAACAATAATGTGATTATTAAGAAACCGGCAAGCGCAGGAAAAGAAGACGCTGATCCAGTGATTCTGCAGGGGCATATGGACATGGTCTGTGCTAAAGAAAAGGACAAGATTATCGACTTTCACAAAGATCCCATCGAACTGATTGTGGATGGCGATTTCATCACTGCAGATGGAACAACCCTCGGTGCAGACAATGGCATTGCAGTAGCAATGACACTTGCGCTTTTAGAAGATGCTGAAGCTGTTCATCCAGAAATTGAGGCACTTTTTACAACAGAAGAAGAGACAGGAATGGGCGGCGCCATGAATGTCGATGGGAAGCATTTCGAGGGTAAGACGCTCATTAATGTCGACTCGGAAGAAGAAGGAATCTTCACTGTCAGCTGTGCTGGAGGCGTAAGGATATTCTTTAGGCAGCCGTATATGAATGTGAAGAATCTATACAACAGATCCTATGAGATCGAGATTTCAGGACTGACGGGCGGTCACTCTGGAATAGAAATCCACGAAGGCAGAGCTAACAGCATTAAATTGATGGGAAGATTGCTTAATAGAATAAAACGCGTTGCCGGCATATCTTCACTTGAAGGTGGAGAAAAAATGAATGCGATTGCAAAGCGAGCAAAAACACTCGTTTCTGTCAATGCAAATCCTACTGAAACAATTCAACAGATTGAGCAGGTCTTCAAAGATGAATTCAGAGTCACTGACCCAGGACTGAAGATTATAGTTACAGAATGCCGAAAGCAGGAAATGATGATGAATCAGACAAGCATGAAAAATCTCATCAATGCCATGTTGCTTTTACCGTGTGGTGTTCAGACAATGTCAAGCGATATCGAAGGATTGGTAGAGAGTTCAAACAATGTCGGTGTGCTTTACACAAAGGAGGATTTTGTGATCATTGAGAGCGCAGCCAGAAGTTCAGTCAAGACACTTAAAGATGAGATTATTGATAGATTCCAAGCTATTGGAGAGCTTACCGGCGCACAGATAGAACTTCAGTCAGAATACCCATCGTGGCCTTACAACCCAGATTCCAAAGTCAGGGAGACGATGAAACAAGTTTACGAAAAGATGTATGGCAAAAAACCGGAAATTATGGCTATCCATGCAGGATTGGAAACCGGGATACTCTCTGAGCGCATTGGCAGGATTGACATGATCTCCATGGGACCGAATATGTGGGATGTTCATACGCCGAACGAGAAACTGTCCATCAGCTCAACGGAGAGGACCTTTGTGTTCTTAAAGGAAGTACTAAAGGTGCTGTAG
- a CDS encoding DEAD/DEAH box helicase, whose product MILPYEDRFRVKIPEIRHVYSGVDKLVHHFKGGVAAKKFKRKELLERSREIVEDSLSLQNTKTEDLLVEFKRLFDRQASEDRRLTLLCELSNRVLGMRPYPVQVMAVKVIQQSAIAEMATGEGKTLAASLAAIMFATEKKPVHVLTSNDYLAQRDAREGRPLFSACGLSVGFVGSDTDPAMRQQIHQNDIVYTTAKEILTDYLRDRIKLGSDTNDLKRAVDYALNRLDFTGSDLTLRGLHSVIVDEADNILIDEAVIPLIISAKRDNLPLREAAVAAFTAAESFEEGLDYKIDLKYKLIHWTSIGKEKIHGAREHLPLMWRGIKRANELFNTAIYAREFLKKDEHYIIDQDKIVLIDNLTGRLMPQRNLGINLQQAVEAKEGIEVTDPTETIGRMSFQRFFRLFPKIGGMSGTVKEVRKEIWQVYHTPVVEVPTHRPVIRRELPWKFFPSNEKKIDAIVRDVLHRHKNGQPVLLGTRSVGISEKIAERFDGKAGNYRILNAVRHAEESETVALAGQKTALTIATNMAGRGTDIKLGKGIKSLGGLYVVCTEPQASRRLDRQLFGRSGRQGDPGEAIVYAAWDDILIKSFLPFFFKLPVKFLFSHYFPFKKIILKKLVLLLQEKSEAYFAKQRLSILKSDDWIEAYLNFPEQIG is encoded by the coding sequence ATGATACTCCCTTACGAGGACAGGTTTCGGGTCAAAATACCGGAAATCCGACATGTTTACTCCGGCGTAGACAAATTGGTCCATCATTTTAAAGGGGGTGTTGCGGCAAAAAAGTTTAAGAGAAAAGAACTCCTTGAGCGGTCCAGGGAAATTGTAGAAGACTCTTTAAGCCTTCAAAATACAAAAACCGAAGATCTGCTGGTTGAATTTAAGCGCCTGTTTGACCGGCAGGCATCTGAAGACCGGCGGTTGACCCTTCTTTGTGAACTCAGCAACCGGGTACTTGGCATGCGTCCTTACCCTGTGCAGGTGATGGCTGTGAAAGTCATCCAGCAAAGTGCCATCGCCGAAATGGCTACTGGAGAAGGCAAGACCCTTGCCGCATCGCTGGCTGCAATCATGTTTGCGACAGAGAAGAAACCGGTCCATGTACTGACGTCAAATGATTATCTTGCACAACGGGATGCCCGGGAAGGCCGCCCGCTTTTTTCTGCCTGTGGGCTCAGCGTGGGATTTGTAGGATCAGACACTGATCCAGCCATGCGGCAGCAGATTCATCAGAACGATATTGTATATACCACGGCAAAAGAGATCCTGACAGATTATCTCCGGGACCGGATAAAGCTTGGCAGTGATACAAACGATTTGAAAAGAGCCGTTGACTATGCACTGAATCGGCTTGATTTCACTGGAAGCGATTTGACGTTGCGCGGCCTGCATTCGGTGATTGTGGACGAAGCCGATAATATTCTCATTGATGAAGCGGTAATCCCTTTGATCATTTCCGCCAAACGGGATAATCTTCCCTTGAGAGAAGCTGCGGTTGCCGCCTTTACTGCAGCTGAATCGTTTGAAGAGGGCCTGGATTATAAAATTGATCTGAAATATAAACTGATTCACTGGACATCCATAGGCAAAGAGAAAATTCATGGCGCCAGAGAACATCTGCCGCTTATGTGGCGTGGAATTAAACGGGCAAATGAGCTTTTCAATACGGCCATCTACGCTAGAGAATTCCTTAAAAAAGATGAACATTATATCATTGATCAGGATAAGATCGTTCTGATTGATAATTTAACCGGCAGGCTGATGCCCCAGAGGAATCTGGGCATCAATCTCCAGCAGGCGGTGGAGGCCAAAGAAGGGATTGAAGTGACCGATCCCACTGAAACCATCGGCCGGATGAGCTTCCAGCGTTTTTTCCGCCTTTTTCCCAAAATCGGCGGGATGAGCGGGACGGTAAAAGAAGTCAGAAAAGAAATCTGGCAGGTGTACCACACACCTGTGGTGGAAGTCCCGACCCACAGGCCGGTTATCAGACGCGAACTGCCATGGAAATTTTTCCCCAGCAATGAAAAAAAGATCGATGCCATAGTCCGGGACGTCCTTCACCGCCATAAAAACGGTCAGCCGGTGCTCCTGGGAACAAGATCTGTCGGGATCAGCGAAAAAATAGCTGAACGTTTTGATGGCAAAGCCGGCAATTACCGTATCCTGAATGCCGTCAGGCATGCCGAAGAATCCGAGACTGTCGCGTTGGCCGGGCAGAAAACGGCCCTCACGATTGCAACCAATATGGCCGGCAGGGGAACGGATATCAAATTGGGTAAGGGGATTAAATCCCTTGGCGGTTTATATGTTGTCTGCACGGAGCCACAAGCCTCAAGGAGACTTGACAGACAGTTATTCGGCCGTTCCGGCAGACAGGGAGACCCCGGAGAGGCAATCGTTTATGCCGCATGGGATGATATTCTTATAAAAAGTTTCCTTCCCTTTTTCTTCAAACTGCCGGTAAAATTTTTATTCAGCCATTATTTTCCGTTTAAAAAAATCATTTTAAAAAAACTTGTTTTGTTGCTTCAGGAAAAATCAGAGGCCTACTTTGCAAAACAGCGACTATCAATTCTTAAAAGTGACGACTGGATAGAAGCGTATTTAAATTTTCCTGAACAGATAGGATGA
- a CDS encoding biotin/lipoyl-binding protein gives MLYDPYSGNYFRVSEAYYKFLTTLSFERTVEQAWVKALEEDPENGPGQQDVINLLVELNTAGLIYFENAKDSQSLYEKGMEKKKIQRKNMFSNILFMRFPVWNPDRWLKRFLPLWRVIFGKLGGFVWLITILYGIKLGAENSGMFAQQAKSVLDPDNVILLYLCVAFIKICHEIGHGAVCVKYGGYINTIGVMLLIFTPLPYIDATASWAFRNKWERIYVSSAGMLVEVFLGAIACMVWVNAPPGLIQVISYNLMFTATVSTVLFNANPLIRYDGYYILADFIEIPNLSQKSTHFIYAVFQKYVFGIKEKDLNIYTVKEGVYLAAYGVASFVYRLFLFTVIALFVADKYFFVGVCLAVSLTFVWIYTPVKKYFNFLISSKELHGIRPRVIRLNFYVFLLAAYFAVSVPVPYSFTLPGVVKCVDSVDVLVRMDGRVKEVKALHGERVKKGDVLMVLENRVLEYEIAQAGYQMKQISVAWNQNMLTGSIEGKPIHKRKEAIERYLAQLLERKKNLIIRAPVDGYWIYPEQRSLRGQYIAKGRGAGSIINNGRIRFISVAGQEKSSELFGDNIEQVTVRLTGKEDTSLNLKAYKVLPHASDILPAKALGWKGGGEIPVVPEDPDGLKTIEPFYLVYGDIITPGDSSIYQGQTGKLNVEMKPVPTLNRILTIIKQFLQERYQV, from the coding sequence CTTGGAGGAAGACCCTGAAAATGGTCCGGGCCAGCAGGACGTGATCAATCTGCTGGTTGAGCTGAATACAGCCGGGTTGATTTATTTTGAAAATGCCAAGGACAGCCAGTCTTTATATGAAAAAGGAATGGAGAAAAAAAAGATCCAAAGAAAAAATATGTTTTCCAATATCCTTTTCATGCGGTTTCCTGTCTGGAATCCTGACCGATGGTTGAAGCGTTTTCTGCCCTTGTGGCGGGTAATTTTTGGAAAACTTGGTGGGTTTGTCTGGCTTATTACCATTTTATATGGCATCAAGCTCGGCGCTGAAAATTCGGGGATGTTTGCCCAGCAGGCAAAAAGTGTGCTGGACCCTGACAATGTGATCTTGCTCTATCTGTGTGTCGCATTTATCAAAATCTGCCATGAAATCGGCCATGGTGCGGTCTGTGTAAAATACGGGGGGTATATCAACACCATCGGTGTCATGCTTCTGATTTTTACGCCACTACCCTATATTGATGCAACCGCTTCATGGGCATTCCGTAACAAGTGGGAGCGGATTTACGTCAGCAGTGCAGGGATGCTGGTGGAAGTTTTCCTTGGTGCCATTGCATGCATGGTGTGGGTGAACGCGCCACCGGGTCTGATCCAGGTCATATCTTACAACCTGATGTTTACAGCAACCGTATCAACGGTATTGTTTAATGCCAACCCCCTTATTCGGTATGACGGCTATTATATCCTTGCCGATTTTATAGAAATTCCCAATCTGTCCCAGAAAAGCACCCATTTTATTTATGCTGTTTTTCAAAAATATGTATTTGGCATCAAGGAAAAAGACCTCAATATTTATACTGTTAAAGAGGGTGTTTACCTTGCAGCTTATGGGGTTGCAAGTTTTGTGTATCGACTCTTTCTTTTTACGGTGATCGCGCTTTTTGTTGCAGATAAATATTTTTTTGTGGGCGTCTGTCTGGCAGTATCCCTTACCTTTGTTTGGATTTATACCCCGGTAAAAAAATATTTTAACTTTTTGATAAGTTCAAAGGAACTGCATGGCATAAGGCCCCGGGTCATTCGATTAAATTTTTATGTTTTTCTTTTGGCGGCATATTTTGCCGTATCGGTTCCGGTGCCTTACAGTTTTACCTTACCCGGTGTTGTCAAATGCGTGGATTCCGTGGATGTGCTTGTTCGCATGGACGGGCGGGTCAAGGAAGTTAAAGCCCTGCACGGGGAACGGGTGAAAAAGGGCGATGTGCTCATGGTACTTGAAAACCGGGTGCTCGAATACGAAATTGCCCAGGCCGGTTACCAGATGAAGCAAATCAGCGTTGCCTGGAATCAGAACATGCTCACCGGCAGCATTGAAGGCAAACCTATTCATAAAAGAAAAGAGGCCATTGAGCGATATCTTGCCCAGCTTCTCGAAAGAAAAAAGAATCTAATTATCCGGGCACCTGTCGATGGTTACTGGATTTATCCGGAGCAGCGCAGTCTTCGGGGGCAATATATCGCAAAAGGACGGGGGGCCGGATCTATTATTAATAACGGCCGGATCAGATTTATATCCGTTGCCGGCCAGGAAAAATCATCAGAGCTGTTTGGCGATAATATCGAACAGGTTACCGTTCGCCTTACGGGAAAAGAAGATACCTCATTAAACTTGAAAGCATACAAGGTCCTTCCCCATGCCTCGGATATTCTGCCCGCAAAGGCACTGGGATGGAAAGGAGGAGGCGAGATACCGGTTGTGCCCGAAGACCCTGACGGACTGAAAACCATTGAGCCCTTTTACCTGGTTTATGGCGATATTATCACGCCCGGAGATTCATCCATCTATCAGGGACAGACAGGGAAGCTGAATGTCGAAATGAAACCGGTTCCCACCCTGAACAGAATTTTGACAATCATAAAACAGTTTCTCCAGGAAAGATATCAAGTATGA